From a single Nicotiana tomentosiformis chromosome 2, ASM39032v3, whole genome shotgun sequence genomic region:
- the LOC104096317 gene encoding auxin-responsive protein SAUR50-like codes for MALIKKTNKHITQTAALKQILKKCSSFGKNIENGLPHDVPKGHFVVYVGENRSRYIISISWLAHPRFQSLLQRAEEEFGFSHDLGITIPCDEDDFCSLISMFR; via the coding sequence ATGGCTCTAATAAAGAAAACAAACAAACACATCACTCAAACAGCAGCCCTCAAGCAAATCCTCAAAAAGTGTTCTAGCTTTGGAAAAAATATTGAGAATGGCTTGCCCCATGATGTCCCAAAAGGCCATTTTGTTGTATATGTGGGAGAAAATAGGAGCAGGTACATAATTTCAATTTCTTGGTTGGCACATCCAAGATTTCAGAGCTTGCTTCAACGAGCTGAAGAGGAGTTTGGATTTAGCCATGATTTGGGAATTACTATTCCTTGTGATGAAGATGATTTCTGCTCTCTAATTTCCATGTTCAGATAA